In one Haloarcula sp. DT43 genomic region, the following are encoded:
- a CDS encoding SDR family NAD(P)-dependent oxidoreductase: MVEYEHTPVTVSDKRAVVVGGTSGIGQAIALGFATEGADVIATSRSEDAVAETADAIEDRGADTARVTCDVTDADSLERLRETAVDAFGGIDVVVASQGAISRKRVLDISDDDWDFVTDVALDGVRRVTQELAPAMDEDGSIINISSMAARLSMADLPAYAAAKGGVEAFTRASAKELAPGIRVNAIAPGFVITPQNADTYAEGTEKREKIDERALAGRVAEREEIVGAAVFLGSDAASYVTGEVLTVDGGFADSAL; the protein is encoded by the coding sequence ATGGTTGAGTACGAACACACGCCAGTAACGGTTAGTGACAAACGCGCCGTCGTCGTCGGCGGGACGAGCGGCATCGGACAGGCCATCGCGCTGGGTTTCGCCACGGAAGGCGCGGACGTCATCGCCACGAGTCGGAGCGAGGACGCCGTCGCCGAGACCGCCGACGCCATCGAGGACCGCGGCGCGGACACCGCCCGCGTCACCTGCGACGTGACGGACGCCGATTCGCTGGAACGGCTCCGCGAGACAGCCGTCGACGCGTTCGGCGGCATCGACGTCGTGGTCGCCTCGCAGGGCGCTATCTCCCGCAAGCGCGTGCTCGACATCAGCGACGACGACTGGGACTTCGTCACCGACGTGGCGCTTGACGGCGTCCGCCGGGTCACGCAGGAGCTGGCCCCCGCGATGGACGAGGACGGCTCGATAATCAACATCTCATCGATGGCCGCCCGCCTGTCGATGGCCGACCTGCCGGCGTACGCCGCGGCCAAGGGCGGCGTCGAGGCGTTCACCCGAGCGTCGGCCAAAGAACTCGCGCCCGGCATCAGGGTCAACGCGATAGCGCCCGGCTTCGTCATCACACCACAGAACGCAGACACGTACGCCGAGGGCACCGAAAAGCGCGAGAAAATCGACGAGCGGGCGCTTGCCGGGCGCGTCGCCGAGCGGGAGGAGATAGTCGGTGCCGCCGTGTTCCTTGGCAGTGACGCTGCCTCGTACGTCACGGGCGAAGTGCTGACCGTCGACGGCGGCTTCGCCGACAGCGCGCTGTAA
- a CDS encoding zinc-dependent alcohol dehydrogenase — MRGLAKVSRTSGAMEFIDRERPEPAADEALVEIDYAGLCGSDAGIYEFESAFERMNLPTVIGHEYAGRVVETGDSVTKFAVGDRVVERPIRGCGDCYQCEIGSANVCQDAVITGVDHDGAYEQFITVPERALHPVPDSVEQQHAAVVEPTSIGARAVIENSRVSPGDRVLVEGPGPIGQLTAQIAAAQGGTVTVSGVGPDANYRLPLAEDLGFETINVAEDDFEARRDEQTDGIGYDVVFDTTGHPSGLPSAVDAVRKGGQIVLVGQTGETSMEYSPLVRSEIDLQCSYASMYEDFERALRLIDSGDVDCETFIDDRFSLEDADEAFESFIGGETCKPVFDVSEVWA, encoded by the coding sequence ATGCGTGGACTAGCCAAAGTTAGTCGTACCAGCGGCGCAATGGAGTTCATCGACCGAGAACGGCCCGAGCCGGCTGCCGACGAGGCCCTCGTGGAAATCGATTACGCCGGACTGTGTGGCAGTGACGCAGGCATCTACGAGTTCGAGTCCGCCTTCGAGCGGATGAACCTCCCGACAGTCATCGGCCACGAGTACGCCGGCCGCGTGGTCGAGACCGGCGACAGCGTCACGAAGTTCGCCGTCGGCGACCGCGTCGTCGAGCGCCCCATCCGCGGCTGTGGCGACTGCTACCAGTGTGAAATCGGCTCGGCGAACGTCTGCCAGGACGCGGTCATCACCGGCGTCGACCACGACGGCGCGTACGAGCAGTTCATCACCGTCCCGGAGCGGGCGCTGCACCCGGTCCCCGACTCCGTCGAACAGCAACACGCCGCCGTCGTCGAGCCTACGAGCATCGGCGCGCGGGCGGTCATCGAGAACTCCCGGGTCTCCCCCGGCGACCGCGTGCTGGTCGAGGGGCCCGGCCCCATCGGCCAACTGACCGCACAGATAGCCGCCGCACAGGGCGGTACGGTGACGGTCTCGGGCGTCGGCCCGGACGCCAACTATCGGCTGCCGCTGGCCGAGGACCTGGGCTTCGAGACTATCAACGTCGCCGAGGACGACTTCGAGGCCCGGCGCGACGAGCAGACGGACGGCATCGGCTACGACGTGGTCTTCGACACGACCGGCCATCCGTCCGGGCTCCCCTCCGCCGTCGACGCGGTCCGCAAGGGCGGCCAGATAGTCCTCGTCGGCCAGACCGGCGAGACGTCGATGGAGTACTCCCCGCTGGTCCGCTCGGAAATCGACCTGCAGTGTTCCTACGCGTCGATGTACGAGGACTTCGAGCGCGCGCTCAGACTCATCGACAGCGGCGACGTGGACTGTGAGACGTTCATCGACGACCGGTTCTCACTGGAAGACGCCGACGAGGCCTTCGAGTCGTTCATCGGCGGCGAGACGTGCAAGCCGGTGTTCGACGTGTCCGAGGTGTGGGCGTAA
- a CDS encoding IclR family transcriptional regulator, translating into MAKTAQNPVKSVETTFKVLDALKDLDGAGVTELAQHLDIPKSTVHNYLSTLEQEEYIVNRDGVYEVGLRFLELGAYARHREKLFKIAKPEVDRLASETGELANILVEEHGRGSYLYRARGDKAVQVKAHVGTRVPLHTTALGKTILAHMSTEQVDEIVDRHGLGGEASKSITTRADLEEELADVRERGVAFDDEERLEGLRCVAAPVLNHDNEVIGAISVSGPTNRFRGERFREELPQKVLEVANVIELNVTYS; encoded by the coding sequence ATGGCAAAGACTGCGCAGAATCCAGTCAAATCGGTCGAAACGACGTTCAAGGTGCTCGACGCGCTGAAAGACCTGGACGGGGCCGGGGTCACGGAACTCGCTCAGCACCTCGACATCCCCAAGAGTACGGTGCACAACTACCTGAGCACGCTGGAACAGGAGGAGTACATCGTCAACAGGGACGGCGTCTACGAGGTCGGACTCCGCTTCCTGGAGCTGGGTGCGTACGCTCGCCACCGGGAGAAACTGTTCAAAATCGCCAAGCCGGAGGTCGACAGGCTGGCGTCGGAGACCGGCGAACTGGCGAACATCCTCGTCGAGGAGCACGGCCGCGGGTCGTACCTCTACCGGGCGCGCGGGGACAAGGCCGTCCAGGTCAAGGCCCACGTCGGGACGCGCGTGCCGCTCCACACGACGGCGCTGGGAAAGACGATTCTCGCGCACATGTCGACCGAGCAGGTCGACGAAATCGTCGACCGCCACGGCCTCGGCGGGGAGGCCAGCAAGTCCATCACCACCCGGGCGGACCTGGAGGAGGAGCTGGCGGACGTACGGGAGCGCGGCGTTGCGTTCGACGACGAGGAGCGTCTGGAAGGGCTCCGCTGTGTCGCCGCACCGGTACTCAACCACGACAACGAGGTCATCGGTGCCATCAGCGTCTCGGGGCCGACGAACCGGTTCCGCGGCGAGCGGTTCCGCGAGGAACTCCCACAGAAGGTACTTGAGGTCGCAAACGTCATCGAACTGAACGTCACCTACTCGTGA
- a CDS encoding cytochrome b/b6 domain-containing protein produces the protein MSNLDHGKFTRVTTLFHSLLGLDVFLLFFTGYAIMFNDELWWMLTLMGGASGVTAIHRITGIGLVALVVFWITLQLISSTGRSNFSKILPAKDDIDAFIQDVQFVLGRADERHPSARQFAGYKADEVPLLSYIGKGVVAIFSIELTLLAISGLLIWSKTGLAAMFQTKAAAMAFVTFHGLLGVIMLMGVMFHIFEHGMHPAFYPVETKAFIPRSMVPEHHGDDDEEPDTTGIERLSLSPSWRTVSTVFGAMTVIGIVSVLVGSIFDEGYPVPRELAIGGGPSSILLTVGINLGMIVLGVGLVLSMYGNVLRIRWEQQLEQEREPTTAADGGEPQTDGGRPDAGDSEN, from the coding sequence GTGAGCAACCTAGACCACGGGAAGTTCACGCGCGTGACGACCCTGTTCCACTCGCTGCTGGGACTGGACGTGTTCCTGCTGTTTTTCACCGGCTACGCCATCATGTTCAACGACGAACTGTGGTGGATGCTCACGCTCATGGGCGGGGCCTCGGGCGTGACGGCGATTCACCGCATCACCGGCATCGGGCTGGTCGCGCTCGTCGTCTTCTGGATAACCCTGCAGCTGATATCCTCGACCGGGCGGAGCAACTTCTCGAAGATTCTCCCGGCGAAAGACGACATCGACGCGTTCATCCAGGACGTCCAGTTCGTGCTGGGCCGGGCCGACGAACGCCACCCGAGCGCGCGGCAGTTCGCCGGCTACAAGGCCGACGAAGTCCCGCTGTTGTCCTACATCGGGAAGGGCGTCGTCGCCATCTTCTCCATCGAGCTGACCCTGCTCGCTATCTCGGGGCTGCTCATCTGGAGCAAGACCGGGCTCGCCGCGATGTTCCAGACCAAGGCGGCCGCGATGGCCTTCGTGACGTTCCACGGCCTGCTGGGCGTCATCATGCTGATGGGGGTCATGTTCCACATCTTCGAACACGGGATGCACCCCGCCTTCTACCCCGTCGAGACGAAGGCGTTCATCCCCCGGAGCATGGTGCCGGAACACCACGGCGACGACGACGAGGAGCCGGACACCACCGGCATCGAACGGCTCTCGCTGTCGCCGTCCTGGCGCACCGTCTCGACCGTCTTCGGGGCGATGACCGTCATCGGCATCGTCTCGGTGCTCGTCGGGAGCATCTTCGATGAGGGGTACCCAGTGCCCCGCGAACTCGCCATCGGTGGCGGGCCGTCGAGCATCCTGTTGACCGTCGGTATCAACCTCGGGATGATCGTGCTCGGCGTCGGACTCGTGCTGTCGATGTACGGGAACGTCCTGCGCATCCGTTGGGAACAGCAGCTAGAACAGGAGCGGGAACCGACGACGGCGGCCGACGGGGGCGAACCCCAGACCGACGGTGGCCGGCCCGACGCAGGCGACAGCGAGAACTGA
- a CDS encoding 4Fe-4S dicluster domain-containing protein has translation MSTGNEVMHDGVMSTGEDARIFPDVEACIDCGGCVVSCKRTWDVPRDEQRISIATMLEGQEAASGLNASSGKAIGQGESPGETAVPMQCYHCSNAPCVSVCPTDSLISKENGFVRVRDDLCIGCQYCLSACPFGAPQFPDEDSGVANLVGSGGTMDKCTMCEERQDVGKGPACAEECATDAILVGTPAQISDELDNRDSGTFFNDVAMDIIFGDDASEFQ, from the coding sequence ATGTCAACAGGCAACGAAGTGATGCACGACGGCGTGATGAGTACCGGCGAGGATGCGCGCATCTTCCCGGACGTCGAAGCGTGTATCGACTGTGGCGGCTGTGTCGTCTCCTGTAAACGAACGTGGGACGTTCCACGCGACGAACAGCGAATCAGTATCGCGACGATGCTCGAAGGCCAGGAGGCCGCGTCGGGGCTCAACGCCAGCAGCGGCAAGGCGATAGGCCAGGGCGAGTCGCCCGGCGAGACGGCGGTGCCGATGCAGTGTTACCACTGCTCGAACGCGCCGTGTGTCTCGGTGTGTCCGACCGACTCGCTCATCTCGAAGGAGAACGGCTTCGTGCGGGTCCGGGACGACCTCTGTATCGGCTGTCAGTACTGCCTCTCGGCGTGTCCGTTCGGCGCGCCCCAGTTCCCCGACGAGGATTCGGGGGTCGCCAACCTCGTCGGCAGCGGCGGCACCATGGACAAGTGTACCATGTGCGAGGAGCGCCAGGACGTCGGCAAAGGGCCGGCCTGCGCCGAGGAGTGCGCCACCGACGCTATCCTGGTCGGGACCCCGGCACAGATTTCGGACGAACTGGACAACAGGGACAGCGGCACGTTCTTCAACGACGTGGCCATGGACATCATCTTCGGCGACGACGCCAGTGAGTTCCAATGA
- a CDS encoding formate dehydrogenase subunit alpha, giving the protein MSTQQEPVSLDLDRRSFMKASALAGGVALGVSGAGRALQESGEETDGTDTDTELTKTICNYCSVGCGFRGEKEGNSFVGMEPWHEHPINAGSLCSKGAGIYETEHSEKRLKHPMIQEDGEWRKLGWNEAYDRLATDIRALWPDDDTSPDEAVDVDAEHSRESVMLLGSAHHSNEEAYAIRKLAAFMGTNNIDHQARICHSTTVTGLANTWGYGAMTNTVQDYRNFDLNIIIGQNPAEAHPIAMQHILEGQKRGGTILNLDPRFTKTSAHADEFMRFRPGTDVALMMGIIKELRDKHGLAMDPDADDSGQNMLTDRVQGWEDVDAELDEYDKETVEEITWVSAEDIERIADMIDEARPHIQIEWAMGGTQHNNGTQNIRSYAMTSLASGSAARSGGGLQVMRGHANVQGATDLAVASHILPGYYGLTAGGWSWWAEIWDRTPETSGSTSFADMYNRFELMPPDKYVRQSPVYEGNEDADSLPPNTDHGPENPAENSMMFQNGLTVARWFESALDQEDRYQETPIYQPDQTKIAFFWGHSANSISEMEQMKEGMENLDLLVVIDVFPSVASVLPDYEDGPPVLLLPASSQYEHHRSLTNTNRSVQWSEPVRSPAHNSKPDLQIMQELAGYLGFGEHFDWGAGSELYNGKSSYEGAVREFNLGTNTIGYRQTPERLQQHLEYDWAFSNEDLKGAEGTPVAGEYWMLPWPCWGEDHPGTPIIWNDDLDPNNGGQDFRTRWGVQAPTPEDWEAMPTDEEYPMQETLDAVGDRYESQEEALDLTRAPYNPEWADDDDTAADGMIHGIPEYPGWKVTPPQSLVDPEQEVQPDELTIPQQYALDNQESVYTAAQALNNPDTGSAVFDEYLETMIGQGVDPEFYEEYDYAQPDAPTGRGRARAVVWSFLDKVPVHREPIEGPDTELLAEWPANGQQRNFYRLDQNNLVEQERATDIIHNQEDGPDLDTIMTSGRQVEHQGGGAETRNNIHTADLQPHMYAEVHPDMAEDLGIDGGDLIVIASTDRGSVLVKARVTNRPNPQEVFLPYHWGGVFKGQSLEDKYPDGHVPYAIGDSANAITSRGYDVETQMQETKVSMVGVYPATEEVINEFNMDVDLDLTFPQDENDVGTQKDFDVRDNSTVQ; this is encoded by the coding sequence ATGAGTACACAACAGGAACCAGTCTCACTGGACCTCGACCGCCGCTCGTTCATGAAGGCGAGCGCCCTCGCGGGGGGCGTCGCCCTCGGCGTCAGCGGTGCCGGTCGGGCACTCCAGGAGAGCGGCGAGGAAACGGACGGGACCGACACGGACACCGAACTGACCAAGACCATCTGTAACTACTGTTCGGTAGGCTGTGGCTTCCGTGGCGAGAAGGAGGGCAACTCCTTCGTCGGCATGGAGCCGTGGCACGAACACCCGATAAACGCCGGGTCGCTGTGTTCGAAGGGAGCCGGCATCTACGAGACCGAACACTCCGAGAAGCGCCTCAAACACCCGATGATACAGGAGGACGGGGAGTGGCGCAAACTCGGCTGGAACGAGGCCTACGACCGGCTGGCGACGGACATCCGGGCGCTGTGGCCGGACGACGACACCTCACCCGACGAGGCCGTCGACGTCGACGCCGAGCACAGCCGCGAGAGCGTGATGTTGCTCGGCAGCGCCCACCACTCCAACGAGGAGGCCTACGCCATCCGGAAGCTGGCGGCGTTCATGGGCACGAACAACATCGACCACCAGGCCCGAATCTGTCACTCCACGACGGTGACGGGGCTGGCAAACACCTGGGGCTACGGCGCGATGACGAACACCGTTCAGGACTACCGGAACTTCGACCTGAACATCATCATCGGCCAGAACCCCGCCGAGGCACACCCCATCGCGATGCAGCACATCCTCGAGGGGCAGAAACGCGGCGGGACCATCCTCAATCTGGACCCGCGGTTCACGAAGACGTCGGCCCACGCCGACGAGTTCATGCGGTTCCGTCCGGGCACCGACGTGGCCCTGATGATGGGTATCATCAAAGAGCTCCGCGACAAGCACGGGCTCGCGATGGACCCCGACGCGGACGACAGCGGGCAGAACATGCTGACCGACCGCGTCCAGGGCTGGGAGGACGTCGACGCGGAACTCGACGAGTACGACAAGGAGACCGTCGAGGAGATAACCTGGGTGTCCGCCGAGGACATCGAGCGCATCGCCGACATGATAGACGAGGCCCGGCCCCACATCCAGATAGAGTGGGCTATGGGCGGGACCCAGCACAACAACGGGACCCAGAACATCCGCTCGTACGCCATGACCAGCCTCGCGTCCGGGAGCGCGGCCCGGAGCGGCGGCGGCCTCCAGGTCATGCGCGGCCACGCGAACGTCCAAGGCGCGACGGACCTGGCCGTCGCGAGCCACATCCTGCCGGGGTACTACGGCCTCACGGCCGGCGGCTGGTCCTGGTGGGCCGAAATCTGGGACCGCACCCCCGAAACCAGCGGCTCCACCTCGTTTGCGGACATGTACAACCGGTTCGAGCTGATGCCGCCGGACAAGTACGTCCGCCAGAGCCCGGTGTACGAGGGCAACGAGGACGCGGACTCGCTGCCGCCAAACACCGACCACGGCCCGGAGAACCCGGCCGAGAACTCGATGATGTTCCAGAACGGGCTGACGGTGGCCCGCTGGTTCGAGTCGGCGCTCGACCAGGAGGACCGGTACCAGGAGACGCCGATATACCAGCCCGACCAGACGAAAATCGCGTTCTTCTGGGGGCACTCGGCGAACTCCATCAGCGAGATGGAGCAGATGAAAGAGGGGATGGAGAACCTCGACCTGCTGGTCGTCATCGACGTGTTCCCCTCGGTGGCGAGCGTCCTCCCGGACTACGAGGACGGCCCGCCGGTGTTGCTGTTGCCGGCGTCGAGCCAGTACGAACACCACCGGTCGCTGACCAACACGAACCGGTCGGTGCAGTGGTCCGAGCCGGTCCGCTCGCCGGCCCACAACTCCAAGCCGGACCTCCAGATAATGCAGGAGCTGGCCGGGTATCTGGGCTTCGGCGAGCACTTCGACTGGGGCGCGGGCTCGGAGCTGTACAACGGCAAGTCCAGCTACGAGGGGGCCGTCCGGGAGTTCAACCTCGGGACCAACACCATCGGCTACCGGCAGACCCCCGAACGGCTCCAGCAACACCTGGAGTACGACTGGGCGTTCTCCAACGAGGACCTCAAGGGAGCGGAGGGGACGCCAGTCGCGGGCGAGTACTGGATGCTTCCCTGGCCCTGCTGGGGCGAGGACCACCCGGGCACCCCGATTATCTGGAACGACGACCTGGACCCCAACAACGGGGGCCAGGACTTCCGGACCCGCTGGGGCGTCCAGGCACCCACACCCGAGGACTGGGAGGCGATGCCGACGGACGAGGAGTACCCGATGCAGGAGACGCTCGACGCCGTCGGCGACCGGTACGAGAGCCAGGAGGAAGCGCTCGACCTGACCCGTGCGCCGTACAACCCCGAGTGGGCCGACGACGACGACACGGCCGCGGACGGCATGATTCACGGCATCCCCGAGTATCCGGGCTGGAAGGTGACGCCGCCACAGAGCCTCGTCGACCCCGAACAGGAGGTCCAGCCGGACGAGCTCACCATCCCACAGCAGTACGCGCTCGACAACCAGGAGTCGGTGTACACCGCCGCACAGGCGCTGAACAATCCCGACACGGGGAGCGCGGTGTTCGACGAGTACCTCGAAACGATGATCGGGCAGGGGGTCGACCCCGAGTTCTACGAGGAGTACGACTACGCCCAGCCCGACGCGCCGACCGGGCGCGGCCGGGCGCGAGCCGTCGTCTGGAGTTTCCTCGACAAGGTGCCGGTCCACCGCGAGCCCATCGAGGGTCCGGACACGGAACTGCTGGCGGAGTGGCCGGCAAACGGCCAGCAGCGGAACTTCTACCGGCTCGACCAGAACAACCTCGTCGAGCAGGAGCGGGCCACGGACATCATCCACAACCAGGAGGACGGCCCGGACCTGGACACCATCATGACCAGCGGGCGGCAGGTCGAACACCAGGGCGGCGGCGCGGAGACGCGGAACAACATCCACACCGCCGACCTCCAGCCCCACATGTACGCCGAAGTCCATCCGGACATGGCGGAAGACCTGGGCATCGACGGCGGCGACCTGATCGTCATCGCTTCGACGGACCGCGGGTCCGTCTTGGTGAAGGCGCGGGTGACGAACCGACCGAACCCACAGGAAGTGTTCCTGCCGTACCACTGGGGCGGCGTGTTCAAAGGGCAGAGCCTGGAGGACAAGTACCCCGACGGACACGTGCCCTACGCTATCGGGGACTCGGCCAACGCCATCACGTCCCGGGGGTACGACGTGGAGACACAGATGCAGGAGACGAAAGTGTCGATGGTCGGCGTCTACCCGGCGACCGAGGAGGTAATCAACGAATTCAACATGGATGTCGACCTCGACCTCACGTTCCCGCAAGACGAGAACGACGTCGGGACGCAGAAGGACTTCGACGTCCGCGACAACTCGACGGTGCAATGA
- a CDS encoding hydrogenase iron-sulfur subunit has product MNTGAFVCSCGGSCDIDLEAVRDGVDDVDVVASSELLCQDGLAGMSQVIEEYDLDQIIATTPEPSCQERIRGLADEHDLHPEASVFVDHRETNAWVHDEAAATDKTARLINATEAGLREEAPSRTVSKDAGNRVAVVGDPGAARSLTDDADVLFIADGQEFADVEGLADVAMERGRVVDIEGSYGEYELTLEARVTDDCIDCMDCVREGPDGMVTEFPVDIHPDAPDGAWTDTCPTDAIDLAGVTRTVEVDQVIYPGGRDDARGGRLGFYTGPVDAGTIAAVESQLGGIEKPQFLDLEMDVCAAGASSQEGCTACVDACPHGAVDRPTIDSVEFDEVACENCGACTSACPTGATQLREPSNRRLAREVEALLEDDADGGLLSRGDGGIDTQVVAFVCSEYAMERLRAHGRKAVRSGDLDYPPILPVRVNCTDTVGEAHVMHALAAGADGVAIVGCGGSCLHSGPDPKQDLVDRLNQATTDLGLGDRVGFFAPEAGNPEAFVESLSGFVEFGLDETPIPAGNYEATGRSDADREEPRPNPDFDSHGWTLESVRAILDHVDPEREVIRGLKDFGVMDVSDACTLTPTCTNLCPTDAIQRTGEGELAFNHADCVNCGLCEEGCPETAITMHDGLDLSLLPENRGGEAWVTVHDGDMLECVRCGKPFTSVASAAKIEEEVGSQVEGLAPDADHSVFEYCSDCRSRLLFDQGEKR; this is encoded by the coding sequence ATGAACACGGGTGCCTTCGTGTGTTCCTGCGGGGGATCGTGCGACATCGACCTGGAAGCGGTCCGGGACGGGGTCGACGACGTCGACGTCGTGGCCAGTTCCGAACTGCTCTGTCAGGACGGGCTGGCCGGGATGTCACAGGTCATCGAGGAGTACGACCTCGACCAGATAATCGCGACGACGCCGGAGCCGTCGTGTCAGGAGCGCATCCGCGGCCTCGCCGACGAACACGACCTCCACCCCGAGGCGTCGGTGTTCGTCGACCACCGGGAGACGAACGCCTGGGTCCACGACGAGGCGGCGGCCACCGACAAGACGGCCCGGCTCATCAACGCGACGGAGGCCGGCCTGCGCGAGGAAGCGCCGTCGCGGACGGTGTCGAAAGACGCCGGGAACCGAGTCGCCGTCGTCGGCGACCCCGGAGCCGCCCGGTCGCTGACCGACGACGCCGACGTGCTGTTCATCGCGGACGGGCAGGAGTTCGCCGACGTCGAAGGGCTCGCAGACGTGGCGATGGAGCGCGGGCGCGTCGTCGATATCGAGGGCTCCTACGGCGAGTACGAACTCACCCTTGAGGCCCGCGTCACCGACGACTGCATCGACTGCATGGACTGCGTGCGGGAGGGCCCCGACGGCATGGTGACGGAGTTCCCCGTCGACATCCACCCCGACGCACCGGACGGCGCGTGGACGGACACCTGCCCGACCGACGCCATCGACCTGGCGGGGGTCACGCGCACCGTCGAGGTCGACCAGGTCATCTACCCCGGCGGTCGCGACGACGCCCGCGGCGGCCGGCTGGGTTTCTACACCGGGCCGGTCGACGCCGGCACCATCGCCGCCGTCGAGTCACAGCTTGGCGGCATCGAGAAGCCACAGTTCCTCGACCTGGAGATGGACGTCTGTGCCGCCGGTGCGTCCAGTCAGGAGGGGTGTACGGCCTGCGTCGACGCCTGCCCCCACGGCGCAGTCGACCGACCGACCATCGACTCCGTCGAGTTCGACGAGGTCGCCTGCGAGAACTGCGGGGCCTGTACGAGTGCCTGTCCGACGGGCGCGACACAGCTCCGCGAGCCGTCGAACCGCCGGCTCGCCCGCGAGGTCGAGGCGTTGCTGGAGGACGACGCGGACGGGGGCCTGCTGTCCCGTGGCGACGGCGGTATCGACACCCAGGTCGTCGCGTTCGTCTGCTCGGAGTACGCTATGGAGCGGCTCCGGGCGCACGGACGCAAGGCCGTCCGGTCGGGCGACCTCGACTACCCGCCCATCCTCCCGGTCCGGGTCAACTGCACGGACACGGTCGGCGAGGCCCACGTCATGCACGCGCTGGCGGCCGGCGCGGACGGCGTCGCCATCGTCGGCTGTGGCGGCTCCTGCCTCCACTCCGGGCCGGACCCGAAGCAGGACCTCGTCGACCGGCTCAATCAGGCGACGACCGACCTCGGGCTCGGTGACCGCGTCGGGTTCTTCGCGCCGGAGGCCGGCAACCCCGAGGCGTTCGTCGAGTCGCTCTCGGGCTTCGTCGAGTTCGGGCTCGACGAGACGCCGATTCCGGCCGGCAACTACGAGGCGACGGGCCGCAGCGACGCCGACCGCGAGGAGCCCCGCCCCAACCCCGACTTCGACAGCCACGGCTGGACCCTAGAGAGCGTCCGGGCCATCCTTGACCACGTCGACCCCGAGCGGGAGGTGATTCGCGGGCTGAAGGACTTCGGCGTCATGGACGTCAGCGACGCATGCACGCTGACGCCGACCTGTACGAACCTCTGTCCGACCGACGCTATCCAGCGGACCGGCGAGGGCGAACTGGCGTTCAACCACGCGGACTGCGTGAACTGCGGGCTCTGCGAGGAGGGGTGCCCGGAGACGGCGATTACGATGCACGACGGACTGGACCTCTCCCTGCTCCCGGAGAACCGGGGCGGCGAGGCCTGGGTGACCGTCCACGACGGCGACATGCTCGAATGCGTCCGCTGTGGCAAACCGTTCACCAGCGTCGCCTCCGCGGCGAAAATCGAGGAGGAGGTCGGCAGTCAGGTCGAGGGCCTGGCCCCCGACGCCGACCACTCGGTCTTCGAGTACTGTAGCGACTGTCGGAGCCGCCTGCTGTTCGACCAGGGGGAGAAGCGATGA
- a CDS encoding TorD/DmsD family molecular chaperone produces MNDAAVYEARLELVDFVIDVFWDVPDEAFVERLLSDDVQLPGDSINDQLDEGFETLQRWRDDNADRPVSAVRDDLEREYTNLLVGPRPPVLPHETNYREDTEFIGEGLAEVDASYAAAGWAPPEDYPEENDFVAVELAFLRYLIERQRAGDEETVGYERVFIEQHLSEWVVDFADEMREEADGGLFLAAALVCEGLVRFEDEIVAQIG; encoded by the coding sequence ATGAACGATGCGGCCGTCTACGAGGCCCGCCTCGAACTGGTCGATTTCGTCATCGACGTGTTCTGGGACGTGCCCGACGAGGCGTTCGTCGAGCGGCTGTTGAGCGACGACGTCCAGCTACCGGGGGACTCCATCAACGACCAGCTGGACGAGGGCTTCGAGACCCTGCAGAGGTGGCGAGACGACAACGCGGACCGGCCGGTCTCGGCGGTGCGGGACGACCTCGAACGGGAGTACACGAACCTGCTCGTCGGCCCGCGCCCGCCGGTGTTGCCCCACGAGACGAACTACCGCGAGGACACGGAGTTCATCGGCGAGGGACTGGCCGAAGTCGACGCCAGCTACGCCGCGGCAGGGTGGGCACCGCCCGAGGACTACCCCGAGGAGAACGACTTCGTCGCCGTCGAACTGGCGTTCCTGCGCTATCTCATCGAGCGCCAGCGTGCGGGCGACGAGGAGACCGTCGGCTACGAGCGGGTGTTCATCGAGCAACACCTCAGCGAGTGGGTCGTCGACTTCGCCGACGAGATGCGCGAGGAGGCCGACGGGGGGCTGTTCCTCGCGGCGGCGCTCGTCTGCGAGGGGCTGGTCCGCTTCGAGGACGAAATCGTCGCTCAAATCGGCTAG